In Desulfobotulus pelophilus, the following proteins share a genomic window:
- a CDS encoding chloride channel protein — translation MKGADRVAGGWHWLRSHMDPQLFLIALAILVGLCGGLAAVLLHHLIEMVFSFLSGHRQVPWAFLFPAAGAAGAVFFMEKVVREDNGHGVPEVIYAISRHGGLIRLRSSFSRILASSMTIGSGGSAGPEAPVVMSGAAIGSNIARMLGLNERQRVVLVGCGAASAIGSIFNAPVAGMVFTMEVLLGQWRSSHLVPITIAAVTGTQLSRRLQGNQIPFESAAFGIQIHDIMASVGLAVTTAVVAILLIRSLRGMGGVSSRVASVCRLSLWMKAGVGGLCVGVMGVYFPVVLGEGYHAVREMIAGQFAAGIGVVVLVLGAKVLATAFTLGWGGVGGIFAPGLVIGAMTGLLYHRILVYLFPSTAWVNEGCFALLGMAGLLAGVLQAPLTAIFLIFEITGGYEVMLPLMVVSALSSILCRYGEPASIYLRDLEARGELLRPGTDGRVLLDLRIPEIMEKDCATINRNMLLKEFVQLLRNSRRNFFPVEDDATGRFVGMVHLDDVRPYLLDEMLYETVLMEQLMQRDVAVAHPDDELQDVLDTMDRLGLFSMPVVADHRFMGMISKATLLDHYRKELRVQTSDG, via the coding sequence ATGAAGGGAGCGGACAGAGTCGCAGGGGGCTGGCATTGGCTTCGGTCCCATATGGATCCTCAGCTTTTTCTGATTGCTCTGGCCATCCTGGTAGGGCTCTGCGGGGGGCTTGCCGCCGTGCTTCTCCATCATCTCATTGAAATGGTTTTTTCGTTTCTGTCGGGGCATAGACAAGTTCCATGGGCTTTTCTGTTTCCGGCAGCGGGAGCAGCCGGAGCTGTTTTTTTTATGGAGAAGGTTGTCCGGGAAGACAACGGTCATGGGGTGCCGGAAGTAATCTATGCCATCAGCCGTCATGGAGGACTGATCCGGTTACGCTCTTCTTTTTCAAGAATTCTTGCCAGCAGCATGACCATCGGCAGTGGCGGTTCCGCCGGGCCGGAGGCACCTGTGGTCATGAGCGGGGCTGCCATTGGTTCGAATATAGCACGGATGCTGGGTCTGAATGAACGGCAACGTGTGGTTCTGGTTGGTTGTGGGGCAGCCAGTGCCATTGGTTCCATTTTCAACGCGCCTGTGGCTGGCATGGTTTTTACCATGGAAGTTCTTTTGGGGCAGTGGCGCAGCAGTCATCTGGTGCCCATAACCATTGCAGCCGTAACAGGTACGCAGCTGAGCCGAAGACTTCAGGGAAATCAGATACCTTTTGAGAGTGCGGCATTCGGGATTCAGATTCATGATATCATGGCCTCCGTCGGGCTGGCGGTGACCACCGCGGTTGTGGCCATTCTTCTGATACGCAGTCTCCGTGGCATGGGTGGTGTTTCATCCCGTGTGGCATCGGTGTGTCGTCTTTCGTTATGGATGAAAGCCGGGGTGGGAGGTCTCTGCGTAGGGGTTATGGGTGTTTATTTTCCTGTTGTTCTGGGTGAGGGATACCATGCCGTGCGGGAAATGATTGCAGGGCAGTTTGCAGCAGGAATAGGAGTGGTCGTGCTGGTTCTCGGGGCTAAAGTGCTGGCTACGGCCTTTACGTTGGGATGGGGTGGCGTGGGGGGAATCTTTGCTCCCGGCCTGGTGATTGGAGCTATGACAGGCCTGCTGTACCACCGGATTCTTGTTTATTTGTTTCCTTCCACGGCATGGGTGAATGAGGGGTGTTTTGCTCTTCTCGGTATGGCCGGATTGTTAGCGGGGGTTCTGCAGGCACCCTTGACGGCCATTTTTCTGATTTTTGAAATCACCGGCGGGTATGAAGTGATGCTGCCTTTAATGGTTGTTTCCGCTTTGTCTTCCATTCTTTGCCGTTATGGTGAGCCTGCATCCATTTATCTGAGGGATCTTGAGGCAAGGGGGGAGTTACTTCGACCCGGTACGGATGGTCGGGTACTGCTGGACCTGCGTATTCCTGAAATAATGGAAAAAGATTGTGCAACCATCAACAGGAATATGCTTTTGAAGGAGTTTGTGCAGTTATTGCGCAATTCCAGAAGAAATTTTTTTCCGGTGGAAGACGATGCCACGGGCCGTTTTGTGGGTATGGTTCATCTCGACGATGTGCGCCCCTACCTTCTGGATGAGATGCTGTACGAAACGGTTCTCATGGAACAGCTTATGCAGAGGGATGTGGCTGTGGCGCATCCGGATGATGAGCTGCAGGATGTTCTGGATACCATGGACAGGCTGGGGCTTTTCAGTATGCCTGTGGTGGCGGATCATCGTTTTATGGGCATGATATCCAAAGCAACGCTGCTGGACCATTACCGCAAGGAGCTGCGGGTACAGACCAGTGATGGCTGA
- a CDS encoding PTS sugar transporter subunit IIA produces the protein MKRLTLMETAASLDLPVDTLERWIRQGRIPILRDGSYCVFKLDKLTRWARQHHMPFRISEGGGGCEKGSGCESLLAEAFHRGGFVIGLKEEDREGLLGRMISVLPDLPETVAPRLMERLLEREALGSTGVGRGIALPHPRIPLENYPESARILVAFPEKPVDYGAIDGQLVFVFFLLLAPDVKTHLSLLSRLSCCLRTPEFYALLARRPGREDLMKALTIYDQGLLKRGEIRS, from the coding sequence ATGAAGCGTCTGACTCTCATGGAAACGGCGGCAAGCCTTGATCTGCCTGTCGATACGCTGGAGCGCTGGATCCGGCAGGGCCGAATACCCATTCTGCGGGATGGGAGTTACTGTGTTTTTAAACTGGACAAGCTGACTCGCTGGGCGCGGCAGCACCATATGCCTTTTCGGATTAGTGAGGGGGGGGGCGGCTGTGAGAAAGGTAGTGGTTGTGAAAGTCTGCTTGCGGAGGCTTTCCATCGTGGAGGCTTTGTTATAGGCTTAAAGGAAGAGGACAGGGAGGGCCTCCTGGGCCGGATGATTTCCGTTTTGCCAGATCTGCCGGAAACAGTTGCCCCCCGCCTTATGGAACGACTTCTTGAGAGAGAAGCTCTGGGATCCACAGGGGTTGGTAGAGGTATTGCCCTTCCCCATCCGAGAATTCCTTTGGAAAACTATCCTGAGAGTGCCCGTATTCTAGTGGCATTTCCAGAAAAACCTGTTGACTATGGTGCCATAGATGGTCAGCTGGTATTTGTTTTTTTTCTTTTGCTTGCTCCGGATGTAAAAACCCATCTGAGCCTTCTTTCGCGTCTCTCCTGCTGTCTGAGAACCCCAGAATTTTATGCTCTTCTGGCCCGAAGGCCTGGAAGGGAAGATCTCATGAAAGCACTCACGATTTATGATCAGGGGCTCTTGAAGCGTGGGGAGATACGTTCATGA
- a CDS encoding YbaB/EbfC family nucleoid-associated protein, producing the protein MGNMGQMMKQAQKLQQQMEKMQAEMADKTVETSAGGGMVRVVANGKQQILSIHVEKEVVDPEDIEMLQDLLIAAVNDALQKSQEMMSSAMGQLTGGMKIPGLF; encoded by the coding sequence ATGGGGAACATGGGTCAGATGATGAAACAGGCCCAAAAACTCCAGCAGCAAATGGAGAAAATGCAGGCTGAAATGGCCGACAAAACCGTTGAGACCTCCGCCGGTGGAGGCATGGTTCGTGTCGTGGCAAACGGCAAACAGCAAATCCTCTCCATCCACGTGGAAAAAGAAGTTGTCGATCCGGAAGACATTGAAATGCTGCAGGATCTTCTCATTGCAGCCGTAAACGATGCTCTTCAGAAATCCCAGGAAATGATGTCTTCCGCCATGGGCCAGCTCACCGGCGGCATGAAAATCCCTGGGCTATTCTGA
- a CDS encoding type II toxin-antitoxin system HicB family antitoxin: MQYYYAVFEVGEEGFTEVYFPDIPGCATFGKDWDEAFRMATDALAASLAGLDKKPTASPREKIKSQTNGGDVVPVILDSRIMRSYEKSVRVNISLPESLLREIDSYRGRHGKTRSGLLAEAVSTYLEENAQA; encoded by the coding sequence ATGCAATACTATTATGCTGTTTTTGAAGTAGGCGAAGAAGGATTTACGGAAGTCTATTTCCCGGACATCCCCGGATGTGCCACCTTTGGAAAGGATTGGGATGAAGCTTTCAGGATGGCCACGGATGCCTTGGCTGCTTCCCTGGCTGGTCTGGACAAAAAACCCACGGCATCCCCAAGGGAAAAGATCAAGTCCCAGACAAACGGGGGAGATGTTGTCCCGGTGATCTTGGATAGTAGGATAATGCGCTCCTATGAAAAGTCCGTCCGGGTCAATATCAGTCTTCCCGAAAGCCTCCTTCGTGAAATTGACAGTTATCGGGGCAGGCATGGCAAAACCAGATCCGGCCTACTGGCGGAAGCCGTATCAACTTACTTGGAAGAAAACGCTCAGGCTTAG
- a CDS encoding tyrosine-type recombinase/integrase: MRIHEKLSAAKVKSLPPGRYVDGGGLHLLVRKTGSRSWVYRWQRLGRQRDIGLGPYPDVSLKAAREKAAELRAMVQRGQVPAIEKPQPELTFAEVALACIESRKAGWSNKKHAQQWENTLAQYAFPVLGSMDPRHIQAPDVIRALKSIWNDKPETASRVRQRIETVLDHARVKGLREGDNPASWKGNLDSVFPKRTAVAGVKNFEAVPFTLLPGLYKSLKKSESASSLCLRWIILTACRSNEGRSAMWSEITIERGCLCWTIPAARTKTKRPHSVPLTDEMKSIIENAKNYDDKSGFIFPSPSGSVLSDVAVSKALKSRLEPDQKGTVHGMRSCFKDWCLEKQPLIPDHVSEACLAHVSGDRVRDAYARTDLQDQKKELLHRWNIFLVSGERRG; the protein is encoded by the coding sequence ATGAGAATACATGAAAAGCTAAGTGCTGCAAAGGTAAAATCCCTTCCCCCAGGAAGATATGTAGATGGTGGCGGTCTCCATCTTTTGGTGAGAAAGACCGGATCTCGTTCATGGGTTTATCGCTGGCAACGGTTGGGGAGGCAGCGGGATATTGGTCTGGGGCCATACCCTGATGTGTCCCTTAAGGCTGCACGGGAAAAGGCGGCTGAGCTACGGGCCATGGTACAGCGGGGCCAGGTTCCAGCCATTGAAAAGCCACAGCCGGAATTAACATTCGCTGAGGTTGCCCTTGCTTGCATAGAAAGCCGAAAGGCCGGGTGGAGCAATAAGAAACATGCCCAACAGTGGGAGAATACGCTTGCACAATATGCCTTTCCGGTGCTCGGGTCCATGGATCCAAGACACATCCAGGCACCAGACGTTATCCGTGCTTTGAAATCCATATGGAATGATAAACCTGAAACCGCTTCACGGGTGCGTCAGCGGATTGAGACTGTTCTCGACCATGCAAGGGTAAAGGGGCTTCGGGAAGGGGATAACCCGGCTTCATGGAAAGGAAATCTTGACAGCGTTTTTCCAAAACGAACGGCAGTTGCTGGTGTCAAGAATTTTGAGGCTGTCCCCTTTACGCTGTTGCCGGGTCTTTATAAGAGTTTGAAAAAATCGGAATCTGCTTCCTCTTTATGTTTGCGCTGGATCATCCTTACTGCTTGCCGTTCTAATGAAGGCCGTTCTGCCATGTGGTCTGAAATAACCATTGAGCGGGGTTGCTTGTGTTGGACAATTCCAGCAGCCCGGACGAAAACAAAGAGGCCGCATTCTGTACCCCTTACGGATGAAATGAAAAGCATCATTGAGAATGCCAAAAACTACGATGATAAAAGTGGCTTTATCTTCCCTTCTCCCAGCGGTTCAGTCCTTTCCGATGTTGCCGTATCCAAAGCCTTAAAAAGCAGATTGGAGCCAGACCAGAAGGGTACCGTGCATGGTATGAGGTCTTGCTTTAAAGACTGGTGCCTTGAGAAGCAGCCATTGATACCGGATCATGTTTCGGAAGCCTGCCTTGCCCATGTATCCGGGGATCGTGTCCGGGATGCTTATGCCCGGACAGATCTCCAAGACCAGAAGAAAGAGCTGCTTCACAGGTGGAATATCTTCTTGGTATCCGGAGAGAGAAGGGGGTAG
- a CDS encoding recombinase family protein, whose amino-acid sequence MGNGSRVFAYLRASTADQDATRAKKMLDTFCHEQGASISGYFVENASGATLDRPELMRALAFMQEGDVLLLEQVDRLTRLKSAEWEKLRSIIEGKGIRLCALDLPFTFPVLEKKESVAEDDFQQRIVAAITGMMLDVLAAVARKDFDDRRRRQKEGIAKAQEQGKYAGRKKDEQKRNQILALRERGLSYSEIEDLLACSRRTISRAVKGV is encoded by the coding sequence ATGGGAAACGGGAGCCGGGTGTTTGCATATCTTCGAGCATCGACAGCGGATCAGGACGCAACCAGAGCAAAAAAAATGTTGGATACCTTTTGCCATGAGCAAGGGGCATCCATTTCAGGGTATTTTGTGGAAAATGCTTCGGGCGCAACCCTGGACAGGCCGGAATTGATGAGGGCCTTGGCATTCATGCAGGAAGGGGATGTGCTTCTCCTTGAACAGGTGGACCGCCTCACAAGGCTTAAGTCTGCGGAATGGGAGAAGCTTCGGTCCATTATCGAGGGAAAAGGGATTCGTCTTTGTGCGCTGGATCTGCCCTTTACCTTCCCGGTGCTGGAAAAAAAGGAATCTGTTGCTGAGGATGATTTTCAGCAGCGTATCGTGGCAGCCATAACGGGGATGATGCTGGATGTTTTGGCGGCGGTTGCCCGAAAAGACTTCGATGATCGCCGGAGAAGACAAAAGGAGGGAATTGCCAAGGCGCAGGAGCAGGGGAAGTACGCAGGACGCAAGAAGGATGAACAAAAACGGAATCAGATCCTTGCATTACGGGAGAGGGGCTTGTCGTACTCTGAAATTGAAGATTTGCTTGCGTGTAGTCGCAGGACCATATCACGGGCGGTCAAAGGGGTTTGA
- a CDS encoding tyrosine-type recombinase/integrase, producing the protein MEEKKNKPKNHPKKGDVILVEPIKSKQKIEEIRALLKGQKSGRDLALLELGVSSSLRAGDFLNFRISDVRELVRSGSFQLREQKTGKVRRVGINNKAMTAIEIYLTERLSRGAEDEDFFFSGQRNPGKQPMTTSWLTRLLKKWASSVGISGNFGSHSLRKTGAYHRHQGGCSLASLCVWLGHSGERMTARYIGIDLNEIEKLNNFEI; encoded by the coding sequence ATGGAAGAGAAAAAAAATAAGCCAAAAAATCACCCCAAAAAAGGTGATGTTATTCTTGTTGAGCCAATTAAATCAAAGCAAAAAATAGAAGAAATCAGGGCATTGCTGAAGGGGCAGAAATCAGGCAGAGACTTGGCCTTGCTTGAGTTGGGTGTAAGCTCAAGTCTACGGGCCGGAGACTTCCTTAATTTTCGGATCAGCGATGTTCGAGAGCTTGTCCGATCGGGGAGCTTCCAGTTGAGAGAACAGAAAACAGGCAAGGTGCGCAGGGTTGGAATCAATAACAAGGCCATGACAGCCATTGAAATTTATTTAACGGAAAGGCTTTCCCGTGGTGCGGAGGATGAAGATTTCTTTTTTTCCGGCCAACGGAACCCAGGAAAGCAACCTATGACTACTTCTTGGCTGACACGGCTCCTGAAAAAATGGGCATCAAGTGTGGGGATTTCTGGAAATTTTGGCAGCCACAGCCTGCGCAAGACCGGGGCTTACCATCGGCATCAGGGCGGGTGTTCTCTTGCAAGCTTGTGTGTTTGGTTAGGCCATTCCGGGGAGCGCATGACCGCCCGGTACATCGGTATCGATCTAAATGAAATAGAAAAACTAAATAATTTTGAAATCTGA
- the recR gene encoding recombination mediator RecR yields the protein MQHYPPSVLQVIRQLSTLPGIGPKTAERLALHLLKASGDEVRGLAQSILALKANVRLCSRCFALSESNLCPVCRDPARDPGIICVVERPADMMAVEAASGFKGVYHILQGVLSPMDGIGPEDIRIRELLLRTRTEEIREIILATGTAVEGEATAAYIAEQLAGLPVRITRIASGIPMGGDLKYIDQVTLKRALESRRHVT from the coding sequence ATGCAGCACTACCCGCCTTCGGTTCTTCAGGTTATCCGACAACTTTCCACCCTTCCGGGTATCGGTCCGAAAACGGCTGAACGACTGGCGCTCCATCTGCTGAAAGCTTCCGGGGATGAAGTACGGGGGCTGGCCCAGAGCATCCTTGCCCTGAAAGCCAATGTGCGTCTCTGCTCACGCTGTTTTGCCCTGAGCGAAAGCAACCTTTGCCCTGTCTGTCGGGACCCGGCACGGGACCCCGGAATTATCTGTGTGGTGGAAAGACCTGCAGACATGATGGCTGTGGAAGCAGCCTCCGGTTTTAAGGGGGTATACCATATACTGCAGGGAGTCCTCTCTCCGATGGATGGCATCGGGCCGGAAGACATCCGCATAAGGGAACTTTTACTCCGTACCCGAACCGAAGAGATTCGGGAAATCATTCTGGCCACGGGAACGGCGGTGGAAGGTGAAGCCACAGCGGCCTATATTGCAGAACAGCTGGCAGGACTCCCCGTCCGCATCACACGTATAGCGTCGGGTATTCCCATGGGAGGGGATCTCAAATATATTGACCAGGTCACACTCAAACGCGCATTGGAGTCACGACGTCATGTCACTTGA
- a CDS encoding type II toxin-antitoxin system HicA family toxin has translation MKKSELVRLLKKAGFQQEQGGVHEIWTKEGFPRIPIPRNPRDIPKGTAEKILKAAGIK, from the coding sequence ATGAAAAAAAGTGAACTGGTAAGACTCTTAAAAAAGGCAGGGTTCCAGCAAGAGCAAGGCGGCGTTCATGAAATCTGGACGAAAGAGGGATTCCCCAGAATCCCAATCCCCAGAAATCCACGGGACATACCAAAGGGGACAGCGGAAAAGATCCTTAAAGCCGCTGGCATAAAATAG
- a CDS encoding YkgJ family cysteine cluster protein codes for MSLENPVFDCKQCGECCKGFGGTYVSSEDIHAIARFTGLSETVFRESCCQEAARGPVLAVDEENRCIFQKDHICSIHPVKPRMCREWPFIPAVLRQPGNWQLMGDACPGIIQKAPAQAVYNQTLASLQKTRPGFRPEQAIAPADVSDNRPLFPA; via the coding sequence ATGTCACTTGAAAATCCAGTCTTTGATTGCAAACAATGCGGCGAATGCTGCAAAGGCTTCGGCGGTACCTATGTCAGCAGCGAGGATATTCATGCCATTGCCCGTTTCACCGGTCTTTCTGAAACCGTTTTCCGGGAAAGCTGCTGCCAGGAGGCAGCCAGGGGACCCGTTCTGGCTGTTGATGAAGAGAATCGCTGCATTTTTCAAAAAGACCACATCTGCAGCATCCACCCCGTAAAACCCAGAATGTGCCGCGAATGGCCCTTTATCCCTGCCGTACTCCGCCAGCCCGGCAACTGGCAGCTGATGGGTGATGCCTGCCCGGGTATTATCCAGAAGGCTCCTGCACAGGCCGTTTATAACCAGACCCTTGCCTCCCTGCAGAAAACCAGACCCGGATTCAGACCGGAACAAGCCATTGCTCCGGCGGATGTATCTGATAACAGGCCCCTTTTTCCTGCCTGA
- the murI gene encoding glutamate racemase — translation MIGIFDSGIGGLTTVRAIMQALPGYNILYYGDTARMPYGSKSPETVRQYAMENTRFLVENGAKIIIIACNSAASTAMEAVTASFHLPVFEVVDPAVQAAVNAKGSLRIGVIGTRATIRSGIYESKIKALRPDATVHSVPCPLLVPLVEEGWLHTPETVRIVKKYLNPLKTRQVTSLILGCTHYPILKKIIHRKIGKHVRIIDSGSCVAQTVTDYLRQHPDMDAQLEKTNLHRFYVSDITEQFAISARTMLQEPIRLSQIRM, via the coding sequence ATGATAGGTATTTTTGATTCCGGTATCGGAGGCCTCACTACGGTGCGCGCCATAATGCAGGCCCTTCCCGGATACAATATTCTTTACTACGGGGATACAGCCCGGATGCCATACGGATCCAAAAGCCCTGAAACCGTTCGGCAATACGCCATGGAAAACACCCGTTTTCTTGTTGAGAACGGTGCAAAGATTATTATAATAGCATGTAATTCCGCAGCAAGTACAGCCATGGAAGCCGTTACAGCCTCTTTCCACCTGCCCGTATTTGAAGTAGTGGACCCTGCGGTTCAGGCTGCCGTCAATGCTAAAGGATCCTTACGAATCGGCGTAATCGGCACTCGGGCAACCATCCGTTCCGGTATTTATGAAAGCAAGATCAAAGCCCTGCGTCCAGATGCCACCGTACATTCCGTACCCTGCCCCCTCCTGGTTCCGCTTGTCGAAGAAGGCTGGCTGCACACGCCGGAAACTGTCCGGATTGTCAAAAAATATCTCAACCCTTTAAAAACAAGGCAGGTGACAAGCCTTATTCTGGGCTGCACCCATTATCCCATTCTCAAAAAAATCATCCACCGGAAAATCGGCAAACATGTCCGTATCATTGACTCCGGAAGCTGCGTTGCACAGACCGTAACAGACTACCTCCGTCAGCACCCGGATATGGATGCTCAGCTGGAAAAAACCAACCTGCACCGTTTTTATGTTTCCGATATTACAGAACAGTTCGCCATAAGTGCCCGCACCATGCTTCAGGAACCCATTCGTCTTTCCCAGATACGCATGTAA
- the dnaX gene encoding DNA polymerase III subunit gamma/tau, with product MSYLVLARKYRSQSFSEIIAQEHVSQTLQNAILADRIAHAILFCGPRGTGKTSIARILAKAMNCAEGPSPNPCNQCRSCREITAGNGVDVMEIDGASNNSVDQIRDLREGLGYMPAHSRYRIYIIDEVHMLSTAAFNALLKTLEEPPAHVLFFFATTEPHKIPLTILSRCQRHDLRRVSTPLLTSHLATLCKAESVELDNDGLDMIAREADGSVRDALSLLDRVIAGLDSSQGSRENVAAILGIAARSQSFQITEAILHGNTETVFSIIRELHDAGVDFKKFHADIASHIRNLLVVKVSHQNCMELLDIPETSARDLIQQAGPASAHYLSRLLDMLMAEEHTLRHASHPRIAMETLLLRCLRLKPALSIDRLVERLDALRNDILDKSEQDAPLSSRKSARMEDKIHANHKTNVDSHPPNAFGIPSPALADPATPETHETATEQFLPPLFDPETVSEHPHHLLSATSSPQPYGDYAIRPSPPFTKRPDSPPQGNVSLPVTAEPPQTRQVQADSPQASPKNYVPAKSNNLVNPEEGWKLLIARLRKASPSMGELLATKTALKKLDDQSMEVEVQGSGYSVSRLSNEKTRQLVEQLIHEIFGNPLQLTITTTGADGTEALHNQSEKELLRNEAATHALVQDALEIFKGRVAEISFL from the coding sequence ATGTCCTATCTGGTGCTGGCCCGCAAATACAGATCCCAATCCTTCTCAGAAATCATTGCTCAAGAACATGTCTCCCAGACATTGCAGAATGCCATCCTTGCCGACCGGATTGCCCATGCCATACTGTTCTGTGGTCCGAGAGGAACTGGTAAAACATCCATTGCACGCATTCTGGCAAAAGCCATGAACTGCGCCGAAGGACCCTCTCCAAACCCGTGCAACCAATGCCGGTCCTGCCGGGAAATTACCGCAGGCAACGGTGTGGACGTAATGGAAATCGATGGCGCATCCAACAATTCCGTGGACCAGATAAGAGACCTGCGGGAAGGCCTTGGATATATGCCAGCCCACAGCCGGTACAGAATCTACATCATTGATGAAGTTCATATGCTTTCTACGGCAGCCTTCAATGCACTGCTCAAAACACTGGAAGAGCCTCCTGCCCATGTTCTCTTTTTCTTCGCCACCACAGAACCCCATAAAATCCCTTTGACCATCCTTTCCCGATGTCAGCGGCATGATCTGCGGAGAGTATCCACCCCTCTGCTGACAAGTCATCTTGCAACCCTCTGCAAGGCCGAATCCGTAGAGCTGGACAATGACGGGCTGGATATGATCGCAAGGGAAGCAGACGGGTCCGTGCGCGATGCCCTGAGCCTTCTCGACCGGGTCATAGCCGGGCTGGACTCATCCCAGGGAAGCAGGGAAAATGTTGCGGCCATACTTGGTATCGCCGCACGAAGCCAGTCCTTTCAAATAACAGAAGCCATACTTCATGGGAATACGGAAACCGTTTTTTCCATTATCCGGGAACTCCATGATGCGGGTGTGGACTTCAAAAAGTTTCACGCAGACATCGCCTCTCATATCCGCAATCTTCTGGTGGTCAAGGTAAGCCATCAGAATTGCATGGAACTTCTGGATATCCCGGAAACAAGTGCCAGAGATCTCATTCAACAGGCTGGCCCTGCATCGGCGCACTATCTTTCCCGCCTTCTCGACATGCTCATGGCTGAAGAGCACACCTTGCGGCACGCATCCCACCCCAGAATTGCCATGGAAACCCTTCTGCTGCGCTGCCTGCGCCTCAAGCCTGCCCTTTCCATTGATCGCCTTGTGGAAAGACTGGATGCCCTGCGTAACGATATTCTCGACAAGTCTGAACAGGATGCACCCCTCTCCAGCAGAAAATCCGCACGCATGGAGGATAAAATCCATGCCAATCACAAAACAAATGTCGACAGCCACCCACCCAACGCCTTTGGTATCCCCTCTCCTGCATTGGCAGACCCTGCCACACCAGAAACTCATGAAACCGCCACCGAACAGTTCCTGCCGCCGCTTTTTGACCCGGAGACTGTTTCAGAGCACCCCCACCATCTCCTTTCTGCAACATCCTCCCCTCAACCCTATGGAGACTATGCCATCCGCCCATCGCCTCCTTTCACAAAAAGACCGGACAGTCCACCGCAGGGCAATGTATCCCTGCCTGTCACAGCAGAGCCCCCCCAAACCAGACAAGTCCAGGCGGACAGCCCCCAGGCCTCCCCGAAAAATTATGTGCCTGCAAAATCAAACAACCTTGTCAATCCTGAAGAGGGCTGGAAACTCCTCATTGCCCGGCTTCGCAAAGCCAGCCCGTCCATGGGCGAGCTCCTTGCAACCAAAACAGCCTTGAAAAAGCTTGACGATCAGAGTATGGAAGTGGAAGTTCAGGGTTCGGGGTATTCCGTATCGAGGCTCAGCAATGAAAAAACCCGCCAGCTTGTGGAACAACTCATCCATGAAATTTTCGGGAATCCGCTGCAGCTTACCATTACAACCACGGGAGCAGATGGTACCGAAGCCCTTCACAATCAGTCTGAAAAAGAACTTTTACGGAATGAAGCGGCAACCCATGCCCTTGTGCAGGACGCACTGGAAATTTTCAAGGGCAGGGTTGCTGAGATCTCTTTCCTTTAA
- a CDS encoding flagellar motor protein MotB, whose translation MAEEGEKEKPPVLAQPVADEEEGEGEGGAPKWMTTFADLMTLLLCFFVLLFAMSTIQDEVFKEIIQSLRTALGVQTIPEAGTREGLIMDPSSPEPRERQREAVDELGAMVQKEVEEIVSDVRELVLFNRLGGMVDVRESDVGAVITISDMVLFRSGEAVMVPEGAEIMGKLVEVLKQFRYPIRVVGHTDTVPIATAQFPSNWELSTARASQVVRFLIDRGLNPLMLTAQGFGEYRPVDTNDNAQGRAKNRRVEVIYERASIGDVLRQ comes from the coding sequence ATGGCAGAAGAAGGGGAAAAAGAGAAACCTCCCGTGCTGGCCCAGCCGGTTGCCGATGAGGAGGAAGGAGAAGGAGAAGGCGGGGCTCCCAAGTGGATGACCACCTTTGCCGATCTCATGACTCTTCTTCTGTGTTTTTTCGTGTTGTTGTTTGCCATGAGTACCATTCAGGATGAAGTGTTCAAGGAGATCATACAATCTCTCCGAACGGCACTGGGTGTACAGACCATACCCGAAGCAGGTACCCGGGAAGGTCTTATCATGGACCCGAGCAGCCCGGAACCCCGTGAACGTCAGCGGGAAGCCGTGGATGAGCTGGGTGCCATGGTGCAGAAGGAGGTTGAGGAAATTGTTTCCGATGTACGGGAGCTGGTGCTTTTCAATCGTCTGGGCGGCATGGTGGATGTGCGGGAAAGCGACGTTGGGGCCGTGATCACCATCTCTGACATGGTGCTGTTTCGTTCTGGTGAAGCGGTCATGGTACCAGAAGGTGCCGAAATTATGGGTAAGCTCGTGGAGGTGTTGAAGCAGTTTCGCTATCCGATCCGTGTTGTCGGTCATACGGATACGGTTCCCATAGCAACGGCCCAGTTCCCTTCCAACTGGGAACTGTCTACGGCAAGGGCTTCGCAGGTGGTCCGTTTTCTTATTGACAGGGGGCTGAATCCCCTTATGCTGACAGCTCAGGGCTTTGGAGAATACAGGCCGGTGGACACCAATGACAATGCACAGGGCCGTGCTAAAAACCGTCGGGTTGAGGTTATTTATGAACGGGCCAGTATCGGTGATGTTTTGAGGCAATGA